A region of the Acidimicrobiales bacterium genome:
TCGGGGATGATCGTGGACCGGCGCGACCAGGTCTTGATGACCCGCTTCTCGCCCTTGCTGTTGAGATCGTCGACCTTCTTCAGCAGGTGGTCGTCGACGAACGGGCCCTTCTTCAATGAACGTGGCATGAGACCTACCTCCGCTGGCCGCGGCCGCGGCGCCGGCGGACGATGAGTTGCTGAGACGGCTTCTTCTTGTTGCGGGTGCGACCCTCGGGCTTGCCCCAGGGCGACACAGGTGGCCGGCCACCGGAGGTCTTGCCCTCACCACCGCCGAGCGGGTGGTCGACGGGGTTCATGGCCACACCGCGAGTCTGGGGGCGCACGCCCTTCCAGCGGTTGCGGCCGGCCTTGCCGATCTTCACGAGCTCGTGCTCGGAGTTGCCGACCTCGCCGACCGTGGCCCGGCAGTCGATCGGGACGCGGCGCATCTCGGAGCTCGGGAGGCGCAGCGTCGCGTACACGCCTTCCTTGGCGACGAGCTGGATCGCCGTACCGGCGGACCGACCCATCTTGCCGCCGCCGCCCGGGCGGAGCTCCACGTTGTGAACGACCGTACCCACGGGGATGTAGCGCATCGGCAGCGCGTTGCCGGGTCGGATGTCGGCACCCTGGCCGCTCTGCACCCGATCGCCGACCTTCAGCCCGCGGGGGGCGAGGATGTACGACTTGGCGCCGTCGACGTAGTGCAGCAGCGCGATCCGGCACGTGCGGTTCGGGTCGTACTCGATCGAGGCGACCTTGGCCGGCACGCCGTCCTTGTTGCGACGGAAGTCGACCCGGCGGTACTGCTGCTTGTGGCCGCCGCCGCGGTGGCGCGACGTCTTGCGGCCCTGGCTGTTGCGGCCACCGGTGCCGTGCTTGGGCTCGAGCAGTGACTTCTCGGGCTTGGTGGTGGTGATCTCCGAGAAGTCGGAGACGGTCTGGAAACGGCGACCGGGGCTGGTGGGCTTGCGCTTGCGGATGGCCATCGGACTATCCCTCGAACAGGTCGATCTTGTGGCCCTCGGCGAGCGTGACCAGCGCTCGCTTGGTGTCAGGACGCTTGCCGAGCTTGCCGGTCCGCCGGTTGCGACGGGCCTTGCCCTTGCGGTTGAGCGTGTTCACCTTGGCGACCTTCACGCCGAAGATGTGCTCGACCGCGTCGTGGATCTCGGGCTTGCTGGCGCTCGGGTGGACCAAGAACGTGTACACGTTGGCGTCGAGCAGCCCGTAGGACTTCTCGCTCACCACCGGGCGGAGGATGACATCGTGCGGGTTCCTCACTCGGCACCCCCTTCCTCGGTGTCGGCATCGTCAGGGGTGTCGGCGTCGGCCGCGTCGCCGTCAACCTTCGACTCGGCCGCCTTCGGCGTCGGGGTGACCTCGACCGTGGTCTTGGTCGGCCCGGCGTGCTCGGCAGGCGCCGAGCTCGGCAGCGTGGCCTTGGTGAACACCACGTAGTCCGACACCAGCACGTCGTACGCATTGAGCTCACCCGGCTCGACCAGGTGCACGCCCGGCAGGTTGCGAAAGCTCTTGGCTGCGGTGACCTCGTCGCGGCGCAGCACCACCAACGCCCGCCCGGTCACGCCGAGCTGCTCGAGCGCGATGCGGGCCTGCTTGGTCCTGGGCTCGTCCCAACCCCACTCGTCGACCACGATGACCTTGTTGTCGGCTGCCCGGTCGGACAAGGCGCACCGCAGGGCGGCGCGGATCATCTTCTTGGGGGTGCGCTGGGCGTAATCGCGGGGTTTGGGACCGAGCGCCACGCCGCCGCCCCGCCACTGCGGTGCCCGGATCGAGCCTTGCCGGGCGCGACCGGTGCCCTTTTGCTTCCAGG
Encoded here:
- the rplB gene encoding 50S ribosomal protein L2; this encodes MAIRKRKPTSPGRRFQTVSDFSEITTTKPEKSLLEPKHGTGGRNSQGRKTSRHRGGGHKQQYRRVDFRRNKDGVPAKVASIEYDPNRTCRIALLHYVDGAKSYILAPRGLKVGDRVQSGQGADIRPGNALPMRYIPVGTVVHNVELRPGGGGKMGRSAGTAIQLVAKEGVYATLRLPSSEMRRVPIDCRATVGEVGNSEHELVKIGKAGRNRWKGVRPQTRGVAMNPVDHPLGGGEGKTSGGRPPVSPWGKPEGRTRNKKKPSQQLIVRRRRGRGQRR
- the rplW gene encoding 50S ribosomal protein L23, with the translated sequence MRNPHDVILRPVVSEKSYGLLDANVYTFLVHPSASKPEIHDAVEHIFGVKVAKVNTLNRKGKARRNRRTGKLGKRPDTKRALVTLAEGHKIDLFEG
- the rplD gene encoding 50S ribosomal protein L4 codes for the protein MSSVDVVSVSGKKSGSVELDDGVFGVQVNVPLMHQVVTAQLAAKRRGTQSTKTRAEVRGGGAKPWKQKGTGRARQGSIRAPQWRGGGVALGPKPRDYAQRTPKKMIRAALRCALSDRAADNKVIVVDEWGWDEPRTKQARIALEQLGVTGRALVVLRRDEVTAAKSFRNLPGVHLVEPGELNAYDVLVSDYVVFTKATLPSSAPAEHAGPTKTTVEVTPTPKAAESKVDGDAADADTPDDADTEEGGAE